The Nymphaea colorata isolate Beijing-Zhang1983 chromosome 11, ASM883128v2, whole genome shotgun sequence genome includes the window TATTCAAATTGCAGAGGCACAACATAGTGACATACACTTCCTGTATCTTGCGTCCAATCCAAGGAGGCAAGGCTCACAGAACTAATTGGATTTCGTCAAAATGGAATTCAaaccttttttactttttcattcgAAAATGCCAGATCCGCTTGTAATTTGTgcagacgagagagagagagagagagagagagagagagagagagagagagagagattcactGTTAAAGTTTATCACAAGTTGAAGGTGGTTCCCACGGAAAATGTTGATTGATATAATCCCAGGCAATTAATTGCAATATTAAAACTCTTAcgtttcttttcatgaatacggTAAAAGATGACCTCCTTTGTAAACTTCCAACTAAAATTCGAATCTATGTATTCCTCGGACATAAGAACACCCAAATATGTCAAGAACTTCCACACTCCAATACATCTTATGCCAAGAAAGACTCACAGCTATATGCACAGAGAGATTAtgaaatgcacacacacaagTAATTATGGACTACAATGTAATTGCTTGATTGTTCTGAGGATAACTGAATTCCATAAGAGATTATTGCACTTACATATAAATTCTTTCGGTTGGCTTGAGAACTGATCACCATGAATGATGAAGTTTGAATAACAAACTGTTCCTCAACAGTCGAACATGAATCAGTTCAATGACAACCCGAAAGAAAATTTCCATTTAATACAAGTTTGGCTTGCTACAAGCTGTAAAAGGTTGAGCTTGGAACATCAGTAGTTTAAAGACTAGCATGACCGCACATTATTTCTGGAGATAGCCATCACCATTGTCATGAAAGTTGTCCCATACCAGTTCCTGAACAAAACAAGTGAGAGATCATGCATGTAAGTGAAGCTGCAAAACTGTAACTATCCAATCCATGCGTAAGACGTCATGCTTGCCTGGTAGATGAAGCAAGAGATCATAAACCTAAGTAATAACATTTCGTGTGACAAAATAAGCAAGTGATCATGCACGTAAGTGAAGCTGAAAAACTACAAATATCCATCTCATGCTTAAGAAGACATTCTTGCCTGGTAGATAAGGAAAAACTAGGAAGGTTCGCCTCCAAATTGAACTCTCAGCTGTAACCTGGAAACACAAAAAAGCCTATAGACTGGATGAGTTCCAGCTAGCATCAGCAGCCTTGATGAGCTTATCATGCAGTATGGCCCCAGAGCAAGCAATAATGCCACGGTCAAGGCCTTCCAGATATATTCCCTTGGAGAAATCCAAGAGGTTGCCTCCAGCATCAGTGACCATCCCACCAGCCTCCTGTATGATTAGCACTCCAGCAGCATGGTcccatattttttctttgtatccACTTCTTGCAAACTTCATGAATATTTCTGCGTCACCACGAGCTATTGCTGCATATTTTACCATGCTATATACACGTAGAGGCTGCTTTCTGGAAGGAATAAATTCACCTCAAAAGTCAGAACAAAtaacatccaaaaaaacaagataaaccATGCAAGAAATTGAAACTTCAGAAAGAAGAGCAAGAGCACCTTAGCCCTACACTTTGAGCCAATCCTGCAGTAAAGGAGTGGCTTGAGTTTGTCTTCTCAACAGGTTCACAAAATGTTGCCAGTGCTGGGTCTTCAACTGATGAGACACGAATTAACCTAGCCAAATTGGACCCCACACTTCTGCTCAAGTCACAGGTTAATGGTTGCATCCAAGCTTCACCAATGCCCTTCTGAGCATATATTACACAACCTTGATGCCAGGATTCAGATGATGGAGATGATAATCTAGACATCATTTTATAATAGCTATGGTGATAACTGAGCCATTCTCTGTTCATTGGATAGTTTGGACAACCTAGGACTCCAAGGAccacttctccttcttccaaCAGTGCAAGAGCCACAGCATACTGATCTCCACGTACAAACCCTAAAGTGCCATCTACAGGGTCAAGGACCCAGTGTCGTCCACTTGGACCTCCTTTTGAGTTACATCTGCTGATAGCTTCAATAACCTCAGCTGCTCCCAGTGCTTTCACTGGGTTTCTCAACCCAAAATGGTGGGCAACATCAAAGCACTCATTGACAGTGGCAACCACAGCTTCCAAAAGATGTACTGCATCAGGCCTTGTAAGTGCCACTACATCTTCTTCAGCAACAATTGATATGCTTCCACTGCCAAAGCAGTCCGATAGTACCCAGCTAACAATTGCTTGAACACTCCAATCTATTAAAAGGAATGAATTTCAGAAAACCAGAAAAGTAGAGCAAGAATAGATGGAATCATGGAACCATGATATGGCTCCTTGAtaggttaaaaacttaaaagactGTTTCTGTAAATCATTGGGAAAAACTCACTGTTAATTCACAACCCATCCCACAACTATGATATCATATTCATATCaacaaattatcaaaaaaagCACGTTCCTTTAACACATCTAACTGTATAGGGGCCTATAGCAATATTTTGCAGCTTCATGATGAATACTGTATATAGTTAATGAAGGCAGAATAGTCCTACTTGATAAACGGACCAGCATGTCAGAGAACAAAAAAGAGATGACCTGTCAATATAAGTAACTAATGGTTCTCACACTATAAGCAGAAAAGAGTTCCCCAAATATATGATCAGTTAAAGTCAAATACTGATCATGTATGACCAGTATATGACCCCAACTGCATTTCCAGCAGAAGTCGCAAGTAACCCAGATTGATTAAACAATAGTGGGAATGCTGTCACAAGGTATAGAAAAGTAACCAGGTTGAATTTGTCTGCTTTAGGCCTAGTGATGTAATGGGCTTTGATTATCTACTCATCAAGCCAAACCAACCCCAATTAAGCTAGGTCACTCTCATACCCCTTACTATGCTGTGAGCAGACCAACCTGATCCATGATGCCTAATAATTATGTTCAATCATGTGTAGAGGACAGTACAGCCTAGTTGACTTGCTAGGCCACTAAGCCAACCTGGTCCATTATGATAAAGTTATAGAAATATCCCTCATGTCAATCATGCAGCAATCATCTCATCTTCCATGGGATAAATAAGGCATTAAGGTGATTGTTGCCTACTCATGCCACCATGCCTACAGTATGCTGACACTTTTTCAGTGCAATCTCCATTTGTTgcttatctttttcaaaatggAGCTTATTGCACTCCAttgaagaaaaaagcaaaaaagctGGATGTAAACGGAATCAAATCTTTCTTGCCCTCTCAGTAAATGTTAGCAAAGAGAAGGAAGTTATGAAGGTTTGGATcaaagaagcaaatgaactATGTCTGCATCTCCAGCCAAGGCAACTAAGCACAGAGGTGGGGTGTCAATCCAGCATAACTATGGAATGACAGAACATAGCAAGGCTCAGGAAAACGAAGGTGAATATGGCACAAGTGGCAAGTAGGAGCGCCTCTGTGAAACAGAGAGAGAGTAGTTGggggaaaaaaacatgttttttcaattatttgttCTCAACTAATTAATTAACGGTGGGGGCGTCTGGTTTTAGTTGTACATCAGCATATTTGTTTCTCACCAATGTATGCAGTGGATACTAAACATCTTCAATCATGTTGCCAGAAGAGAAACTTTGCATGAACTAGCATGATCTTCTTATGTCAGTAGTTTTCCTCATCTTTATCAAATACTTTTTGTTATACCAGAATGTCAGTAGTTTTCCTGATTTTTCACCAAATGCTTATTTTTCACAACAACATTTAAAAGTAGTTATGTTTCagattaacattaaaaaatatatacatctTTTTGTCcactttacttatttttattggCTTTTCTGGAATGTGAAGAGGACCTTCATAACATTCTCCGAAGAGCTTTGAATTTGTCTAAAAATGGATCGTGTGTAGGTTAGAGATGTATgcgtgtcttcattttgtatgTGCTGCATGGATAAATATGATCAGATAGAGATAACTAAGAGCCTAAGatccattttataattttttcttcaccAGTTGAACTTAGGTCACAGACGCTTCATCTTAAATAAGTGATTGTATTATCTGATGTCTTTGACTAAACCCACCAGAACAGCAGACAGACCATCACACAGTAACTTAAGGGTAAATCTGCTTGACACTAATATTGTGAAAATTCATGCACAATGTCATAAAAGATACAAAGAAAGATATGCCAACAAAAGAAAGTAACTTAAGGTTGAAGAGTGGAGATGTTGCAAGTAGACTATACTTATCACACAATCAGAATACCTTCATTCCCAGCCATGAACTTGTAGGCACCTTTTTCAAATGCTTagataaaaaagaacatgaagtGCAAATGATAAGCACATCTTAGAGATAAAACAACAGTTGGAGGGGTTATTTGATTGCATTAAATCTTTGAGGAGATCAAAGGACACACGGATGAAGGTAAATGCCATGACTGGATTTAAAATCCTCTTAAATGAGGAACCTCAAATCCCAGGATTTGAGATCCTTCTTCTTGTGTAGAACCTCCTAGGCCGCTTATTTGGCCAAATGAGGTTTTTGACGCAAAGTCATACTTTCTCACAAATCCATCAGTGAGAGTTGAGGCGAAACACAACCATAAGAATGCACTTGTTAGTTAATCTAGCGTGCAAAGAAAACCATGAAACAATCGAGTTCATCATGGTCATGAACTCCAACTTGAATCTTTCATTTACAAGTTGATGAAGGTTTCATCCGTCCCTTCTACAGCTGTTAGATAATATCCTGGGTCACAACCTGCTGTCAGCCTTCAAACTCTTACAATAATTGcaagcaaaagaaacaaaggCATGTATTTCTATAACTGTGACCATATTATTTATAAGTTAAGATAGTACCAGCGAAATGATACACCAATCCTTCACATCTGTTGACCACTTACCCTAGAATAAGGCTTCTCAATATATCACTACCATGTTCAGAATTTCTTATTTCTAGAGAAATATTAATGGTAAACTGTGGCCAGTTTAACAGCAGTAGATTAGTGGTGATTGTAACTGAATTCACCTGTTCAATAAGAAGCATGATATAATGCCTCTTCTCATAGCCATCTAAATCTTAGCTAAGCATCTGATAAAAGATCTTTCAATGATCCGGTACCATATCTCTGTTTGCAACGTCGCCATCCCTGAATAAGTGAAGATCCCATGTACAAGTGAAGGACTTGCACAACTAATTTACAGCCTAAAGGATAGAGGACTAAACATACATAGAAGCATGTTGCACACCAGGAGAATGTACAAGTAAGTGAGCCTAAGTTAAGTCATTAATTTCATGATATAGGCATGTTGGAATGAACCACAGTCCAATGTGCTTCATTACCACATGAATTTAAGTTAAGCTGATATTGTCCATGTGCTTCTTGTCCTGTGCTAGTAGGAGGATTGTGTACTTATCTCTAACTATTGTGCATCAAAATATCACCAGTGCACTTCTGGCACAAAATTCTGTGCCTGACTATGGTTCAAATTCTAGACATATTCATAACAACGTTTGCACTGCATTTCTCTCCAGCCCTTGGCAGGATCAATAACATGTGAAGAAAGGCGCAAATAAGAATGTCAGGTTCCAACAACTAATCAGAGATCCTAACTTCAGGACATTGATATCACAAATGCGACCATTTGCCTTGGATATTCCCCTCAAACAAGAAAGTTGTATCGGTAAGGATTATCTACACTACGGAAAGAAAAGATATTCATAAATACTTGGAAGACAAATGGGAGTTTGTAATAAAAGCATTAACATTCATAATCATAATCGCtcaatttaaacaaaattaGGGAAACAATGGAACATTTTTTTCACAGTACTACACATTAACTTCTTTAGTAAGCACTCCAAGAACCACCAACATTAactgaagaacaaaaatcttctGAGATAGCCATCCAGATCATTACATATTCAATGATGCCTACCGAGAGAACTTAAAAATTTACGAGTTTCCTGACATGGCAACGTATCACTTTCTCGGTCCTATATATGTTCCTAAACAACCATAATTAACGCTAAAATTTGGTTATATGAATATCAGATCCCATCAGGTGCACTCAAAGCAGAGTCATCTTTTTCCCTTCAATCCACCACAATTGAAAAGTCCTTACTCTGTTATTAGCAACACGCCCAAATCAAACCGCaaaaagaaatgggaaaaaagacttgaaacaaatcaaaacaacaatcaaattcagACACCAGAATGAATAAAAAGAATCACGCCCGCAATAAAAGACCATCAAATCAAGCAACACCATCAGCATGGAATCAACAGAACGCGATTAGAAAGCAGCAAAACAACTTTGGTTAAACCTGCAACGGTGACAAGGGAATGATCCTCCTTGGACTTGACCTGTTCCTTGTTCTGAACCAATCTGTCCTGGACCCTCTGGCAAAGAGAGCAAGCCAGCTGAACCACCCTGACCGCAACATCCAATTCCTTGTCGTACCTTCCTTCCTTGCTGCTGTTCACAGGTCGGTGCTCGAGACTGCCCATCTTCCCTTCGATCTCCGGCCTCCCCACAACCGCACTGGAGCTAATAGTCATCCCCACCTTTCTGGGAAGCGACGCGCCTCTAGAGGAGACCAAAACACCTGCTGCATCTTTGCACCATTCCTTCAGATACCCTCTCCTCTCCCTGGGCTTATAAGGAAGTTCCATAGCATGGTTTACACTAAATAAATGCATCCTCCCGCTTGTCCTCCACACTCTTCGCTCAGATGTTgatgctctccctctctccgaTGTGTGGCCTCAGACTCCTCCGGTCTTCATGTATTCGACATATTTGTCATCATGGTATCCATATATCTTAGGAAGTGCAGCGGCCCCATGATTGTTAGAGAGAATACGTCGAGTATGACGGCATATCTGTTAAAGGATGATATAATATttacgccaaaaaaaaaattaaattttcactAAGTCGATGTTTTCTGAAAACTTTACCTTTTCTAATCTGCAAACTACAGGagtttttttgtatgttttctaaagaaataaaattatattataaaaCTAAAACATAAAGTTCCCCTGTCATAAGTTCTTGAAGGCTGCCAAATTTACCTATTATTGTAGATTTTTTAACATTGCCTGAAACCTCAATGGAATTGAAACTTGGGTAGTAGAGTTGTACTGCTTCCTTAGTTTTGTTACATTTAAATACTTTGAGAACATTAAATATGTCTCCTATCgccaaattttcaaataaagatTACAGCTAAATTACATgttaatttgatgaaaaaagaacaactcCTTTCACAATTTGGTCAtagatttttctattttttagaagcatttcatcaaaaaaatttaagaaacaaaTTATTGCATATAATGTAATACTCCTGTTTTGCTGGAAATTGAAGTTATTTAATCTTtatcattttcatcattttattgaaaaatttattttgaaaaaataagcaTGGGCCAGACCCCACCGACCTGTGGGCTGTTTGAATACCATTTTaagtttccctttttttaaatataacgACAAGATGGGCGGCTTTGGTTCTTGACAATCCACGATTTCTAAACGCTTCTTAATGTGGACAAAGTTAGCTGAGGTTGCAAACGGGTCGGTTTATCGAATTACGGACCTGAGTCGGGCCCATTTAGCCGGGTCGCATAGTGAAAATTGGATCTGCCAGTTAATTAGATCTGGATCTGGTAAGTCTGGTTTTGGGTTCGAATCCAAAACCTAATACGGAAACCACTTGCTTTTATACGCTTAAGCTAGCCAAGACCCAAATTCAGTTCGACAGGACAAAGTTCGAATCCGAACTTGAATCCAGATCGGGTGTATTGAATTGTTGTGGATCTGGTGTTGCTGATTTCGTATTGGACCAAAAGGAGCAGTTTCCcgaggaggaaaaaaaaaatcacggtTTTTAAGGTGGATGGTGGTGTCGATAGATAACTCTgacatcgtttttttttttctttagtagaTTATTTGACTtgatttaatatttaataaaattttcattttaaaatattttttatttgactaCTAGTAATGAAAAATATCCCAACAGGAGGACACGCGATGCAGATTTGactcgacttttttttttcattaaaaaaaggtTGTGATACAAAAGAAAGTgtttttcaattgaattttttaatattattatattcATAAAGTTAAATAGactatagttggcaaacccgtgattcagattcaaatcgaTGGATGATTCAATCGCCGAGCAAGTGATCGCCGAGCAAGTGAGTTGACTTGTCGATTCaattgagttttaaaataacattaATTGGGTGAGTTAGGAGAAGGGAAGGGCGAGTCTGGCCGAGTTAAGGGCAGACAGAGCCAACCTTGAAAACATTCCGAGCCCATTCAAGCAATTCATGAGCTAAGTCAGCAAGTCAGCCAACTATGGGTCAAATGAGTCCAAGCAGGTCCAATGTACATGACAATTGGCTGGTGAGACCAGACTTTGTCTACCCTCAACTCAGAGCTCTGTCTAAATGGATCCAGATTTAATTTGGATCCTTGCCTGAATTTCTTAAAACCAAACGTGGGTTTGGATCCTGATTTTCAGATTCGGGTGCTATATCAACTCGGGCATGGGTAGCGATTGGGACTTATTTTctttacaaggaaaaaaaacccAGGTGGGTAGTGGTTTGGATCCTTCTAAGCAGACCAAAGTTTATATTTATTGCTATCAAGGATGTCAatgtatttgatttgaataagaTATTCGATAAATATATCCggttaagaaatcagattgaattcaaatttaagaaataacatccatCCAGATTGATTCaagtttaaatatatataatatacaatcGCATTCGGATCTATCGGTTAAATTTTCTCCTTATCTAACACATGATCATCGCTTCACAGCCTATCCTGGGTAATCAGCCTTCTTTTACATGCTGCATAAACAAACCAGCAGCCTCTTGCTAGAACATCATTTTGCATTTAGAGCGAAACTATAATATTTGTTGTTCAATGTGGttcgtgagagagagaaagggagaaaaaaggaGATTTCCCTGATAAGTTCTTTTAATTGtgttataaaaaaagaaattctaaTTACCTAACTACCTATTtactttaaaaaacaaaaaggaaaacgatCGTGAATCTAATTATGTGTCATacttcacacaaaaaaaattaaaaaagcaaaaataaa containing:
- the LOC116264617 gene encoding PAP-specific phosphatase HAL2-like, giving the protein MHLFSVNHAMELPYKPRERRGYLKEWCKDAAGVLVSSRGASLPRKVGMTISSSAVVGRPEIEGKMGSLEHRPVNSSKEGRYDKELDVAVRVVQLACSLCQRVQDRLVQNKEQVKSKEDHSLVTVADWSVQAIVSWVLSDCFGSGSISIVAEEDVVALTRPDAVHLLEAVVATVNECFDVAHHFGLRNPVKALGAAEVIEAISRCNSKGGPSGRHWVLDPVDGTLGFVRGDQYAVALALLEEGEVVLGVLGCPNYPMNREWLSYHHSYYKMMSRLSSPSSESWHQGCVIYAQKGIGEAWMQPLTCDLSRSVGSNLARLIRVSSVEDPALATFCEPVEKTNSSHSFTAGLAQSVGLRKQPLRVYSMVKYAAIARGDAEIFMKFARSGYKEKIWDHAAGVLIIQEAGGMVTDAGGNLLDFSKGIYLEGLDRGIIACSGAILHDKLIKAADASWNSSSL